In one window of Plasmodium cynomolgi strain B DNA, chromosome 13, whole genome shotgun sequence DNA:
- a CDS encoding hypothetical protein (putative), with amino-acid sequence MGRRRLDKNLNDAATPNSGKNVKNTNIGKNAKSAKKRKRKKGSDSEDDDDIEITNTNVNLNRNVAVSCKFKQREKVDINLILAQDEEDASKTKTYCWTKVNGGQSSLARRKFCIVCGFEGKYKCLKCYEHKPVSFIRYYCSLNCKKVHDEFSCCKSKMLDTW; translated from the exons aTGGGGAGGAGGCGCCTcgacaaaaatttaaacgaCGCGGCCACCCCGAACAGCGGCAAGAACGTGAAAAACACGAACATTGGGAAAAACGCAAAGAGcgcaaaaaagaggaaaaggaaaaagggctCCGACAGTGAGGACGACGATGATATTGAGATCACCAACACGAACGTCAATTTGAACCGAAATGTCGCCGTGTCGTGTAAATTCAAACAGAGAGAAAAAGTGGACATAAACTTGATCCTGGCCCAGGACGAGGAGGACGCGTCCAA aACGAAGACCTACTGCTGGACCAAGGTCAACGGAGGCCAAAGTTCCCTCGCgcgaagaaaattttgcatCGTTTGCGGATTCGAAGGAAAATACAAATGTTTGAAGTGCTACGAACATAAGCCAGTGTCCTTCATCAGGTACTACTGTTCTTTGAACTGTAAAAAGGTCCACGATGAGTTCTCATGTTGTAAGAGTAAGATGTTGGACACGTGGTAG